The Xiphias gladius isolate SHS-SW01 ecotype Sanya breed wild chromosome 4, ASM1685928v1, whole genome shotgun sequence genome includes a window with the following:
- the LOC120789382 gene encoding uncharacterized protein C14orf132-like, whose translation MLDIPSRNQEEDTQRMLKRKKEMRKRSWARQQRLGEKRRYEPYLPSIIMGNIRSLDNKMDELMALIPVMTGAFMDSSPNDDYSTDHSLFNSSASVHAASLAAHSQPEEPQSMSRDAIWLWIAITATIGNIVVVGVVYAFTF comes from the exons ATGCTGGACATCCCCAGTAGAAATCAGGAGgaagacacacagaggatgctgaagaggaaaaaagagatgaggaaaCGGAGCTGGGCCAGACAACAGAGGCtgggggagaagaggagatatgaGCCGTATCTCCCTTCTATCATCATGGGGAACATAAGATCGCTGGACAACAAGATGGACGAGCTAATGGCGCTG ATTCCAGTGATGACGGGCGCCTTCATGGACTCGTCTCCCAACGATGACTACAGCACCGACCACTCTCTGTTCAACTCGTCTGCAAGCGTCCATGCTGCTTCCTTGGCAGCTCATAGCCAACCTGAGGAGCCCCAGTCCATGTCCCGGGACGCCATTTGGCTCTGGATCGCCATCACTGCCACAATTGGGAACATAGTAGTTGTGGGTGTGGTGTACGCCTTCACATTCTGA